A portion of the Aquicoccus sp. G2-2 genome contains these proteins:
- a CDS encoding ABC transporter ATP-binding protein produces the protein MSGEEMLVKVRGLKIGATVYPPGEKPHDIEIVHGVDFDLERGKVLGLIGESGAGKSTIGLATMAYGRGGVKITGGEIWVNGRDIRQTGRRDVRHLRGLEVSYVSQSAAASFNPAKKIMEQVTEAAITKGKFSRRQAEERAKVLFAKLGLPDPDNIGDRFPHQVSGGQLQRCMTALALCPEPDLVVFDEPTTALDVTTQIDVLMAIKDAIRETGVAALYITHDLAVVAQVSDDIMVLKMGEMVEMGPTDQIINAPREEYTKALVSVRSINHEEKVATPDAVLKVEHIKARYRGTHFDVLHDVNVELHPGQTLAVVGESGSGKSTLARVITGLLPPSAGRIEFAGRELSRDLSKRTREDLRELQMIYQMADVAMNPRQTVGTIIGRPLEFYFGMRGAKKRERVQELLDEIEMGEGFIDRYPAELSGGQKQRVCIARALAADPKMIICDEVTSALDPLVADGILKLLLDLQKREQVAYLFITHDLATVRAIADSIAVMYQGKVVRYGAKSDVLSPPFDDYTDLLLSSVPEMKLGWLEEVIAHRKMESAGN, from the coding sequence ATGAGCGGCGAGGAGATGCTGGTCAAGGTGCGGGGGCTGAAGATCGGGGCGACGGTATACCCGCCCGGCGAGAAGCCGCATGATATCGAGATCGTGCATGGCGTGGATTTCGATCTGGAACGCGGCAAGGTGCTTGGCCTGATTGGCGAGAGTGGCGCCGGGAAATCGACCATCGGGCTGGCCACCATGGCCTATGGCCGGGGTGGGGTGAAGATTACCGGCGGTGAAATCTGGGTCAACGGGCGCGATATTCGCCAGACCGGCAGGCGCGATGTTCGGCATTTGCGCGGGCTTGAGGTGTCTTATGTCAGCCAGTCGGCGGCGGCGAGTTTCAACCCGGCCAAGAAGATCATGGAGCAGGTCACCGAAGCGGCCATCACCAAGGGCAAATTTTCCCGTAGGCAGGCGGAAGAGCGTGCAAAGGTGCTGTTTGCCAAGCTGGGCCTGCCCGATCCGGACAATATCGGTGATCGGTTCCCGCATCAGGTGTCCGGCGGGCAGTTGCAACGCTGCATGACGGCGCTGGCGCTGTGCCCGGAGCCTGATCTGGTGGTGTTCGATGAGCCGACAACCGCGCTTGACGTGACCACGCAGATTGACGTGCTGATGGCGATCAAGGATGCGATCCGTGAAACCGGGGTGGCGGCGCTTTATATCACGCATGATCTGGCCGTGGTGGCGCAGGTTTCGGACGATATCATGGTGCTGAAGATGGGTGAGATGGTCGAGATGGGGCCGACCGACCAGATCATCAACGCGCCGCGCGAGGAGTATACCAAGGCGCTGGTTTCGGTGCGGTCGATCAATCACGAGGAAAAAGTGGCTACACCTGACGCGGTGTTGAAGGTCGAGCACATCAAGGCGCGGTATCGCGGGACGCATTTTGACGTTTTGCACGATGTAAACGTGGAGTTGCATCCGGGGCAGACATTGGCGGTTGTTGGCGAAAGCGGGTCTGGGAAATCAACATTGGCGCGGGTGATTACCGGGCTGTTGCCGCCGAGTGCCGGGCGGATCGAATTTGCCGGGCGCGAGCTGAGCCGTGATCTGTCCAAGCGGACCCGCGAAGACTTGCGCGAATTGCAAATGATTTACCAGATGGCGGATGTGGCGATGAACCCGCGCCAGACGGTCGGCACGATCATCGGGCGGCCGCTTGAGTTCTATTTCGGGATGCGTGGGGCGAAAAAGCGCGAGCGGGTGCAGGAGTTGCTGGACGAGATCGAGATGGGTGAAGGCTTTATCGACCGTTACCCGGCGGAGCTTTCTGGTGGGCAGAAGCAGCGCGTCTGTATCGCGCGCGCACTGGCGGCAGATCCGAAGATGATCATCTGTGACGAGGTGACGAGCGCGCTTGATCCGCTGGTGGCCGATGGCATTCTGAAGCTGCTGCTCGACCTGCAAAAGCGCGAGCAGGTGGCGTATCTGTTCATCACGCATGATCTGGCCACGGTGCGCGCCATCGCGGACAGTATTGCGGTGATGTATCAGGGCAAGGTGGT
- a CDS encoding ABC transporter permease — protein MGPALKLVAQRIALGILLLFLVSILIFVGTLILPGDVAQSILGQSATPEALANLRAELGVNDPAVGRYFAWLWGVLHGDLGTALTNGLDISTELGRRLKYTLFLAACAAVIAVPLAIFLGLLAVRFRDRWPDKLISAITLTSISIPEFLIGYLLMYFVGVKLGWAPTVATIYDDMPFFEKLHTIALPVAVLVLVVLAHMMRMTRAAILNVMQSAYIETAELKGLTMFKIIWRHAFPNSIAPIVNVVMLNLAYLVVGVVVVEVVFTYPGMGQYLVDHVSKRDIPVVQACGLVFAAVYILLNMIADIVSILSNPRLRHPK, from the coding sequence ATGGGGCCTGCGCTTAAACTGGTTGCTCAGCGCATTGCGCTGGGCATCCTGCTGCTTTTTCTTGTGTCGATCCTGATTTTTGTGGGAACGCTTATTCTGCCCGGTGATGTGGCGCAGAGTATTCTGGGTCAATCGGCCACGCCTGAGGCGCTGGCCAACCTGCGCGCCGAGCTGGGCGTAAACGATCCGGCGGTTGGGCGCTATTTCGCGTGGCTTTGGGGGGTGCTGCACGGTGATCTTGGCACCGCGCTGACCAACGGGCTTGATATTTCAACGGAATTGGGCCGACGGTTGAAATATACGCTGTTTCTGGCTGCCTGTGCCGCCGTTATCGCGGTGCCGCTGGCGATATTCCTTGGGCTTCTGGCGGTGCGGTTTCGCGACCGCTGGCCGGACAAGTTGATTTCGGCAATTACCCTGACATCCATTTCGATCCCTGAGTTTCTGATCGGGTATCTGTTGATGTATTTCGTCGGTGTGAAGCTGGGCTGGGCGCCGACGGTGGCGACGATTTACGACGACATGCCGTTTTTCGAGAAACTGCATACCATCGCGTTGCCGGTGGCGGTTTTGGTGCTGGTGGTGCTGGCGCATATGATGCGGATGACGCGTGCGGCGATCCTCAACGTGATGCAATCGGCCTATATCGAGACGGCGGAGTTGAAGGGCCTGACGATGTTCAAGATCATCTGGCGCCATGCTTTTCCCAATTCGATCGCGCCGATTGTCAATGTTGTGATGCTCAACCTTGCCTATCTGGTGGTGGGGGTTGTCGTGGTCGAGGTGGTGTTCACCTATCCCGGCATGGGGCAATACCTTGTCGATCATGTGAGCAAGCGTGATATTCCGGTGGTGCAGGCCTGCGGGCTTGTGTTCGCGGCGGTTTATATTTTGTTGAACATGATCGCCGATATCGTCTCGATCCTGTCGAACCCGCGATTGAGGCACCCGAAATGA
- a CDS encoding ABC transporter substrate-binding protein, with protein sequence MTDQLDYLKVRAAMGRISRREFFGRAAALGVSAAVANTFLADAVRAAGPQNGGTIKVGINGGGSGDSLDPALAANQTATMVQRMWGEPLLELEGINGLDMRLAESYSSSPDAKVWTFKIRKGVTFSNGKSLTAEDVKATLERHSGKDTKSGALGIMRGIKNMTADGMDFVIELDQPNADLPYLMTDYHLLIQPDGGVDDPTAAIGTGPYILKSAEPGVRFTFEKNPDYWDSSIAHADTIELLVINDDTARVAALQSGQVDMINRVPPRTAGLVDRAPNITVNSKSGPGQYVFIMHCDTAPFDNNDLRLALKYGMNRKEMVDKVLFGYGSVGNDTPINASYPLFTPLEQRAYDPDKAKFHYKKSGHDGPILLRTSDNSFPGAPDSAALFQQSLSKAGIPLEIKREPNDGYWSEVWNVKPFCTSYWGGRPTQDQMFSTAYLSTADWNDTRFKNEKFDKLLFEARAELDVAKRTAMYAEMSSLVHNEGGLILPMFNDFIDAISDRLGGYAKGPGYELMNYYAPAKMWVVA encoded by the coding sequence ATGACAGACCAACTTGACTATCTGAAGGTACGTGCGGCGATGGGCCGGATATCGCGCCGGGAGTTCTTTGGCCGGGCGGCGGCGCTTGGTGTGAGTGCGGCAGTGGCCAACACGTTTCTGGCCGATGCAGTGCGCGCGGCGGGGCCGCAGAATGGCGGCACGATCAAGGTCGGTATCAATGGCGGTGGCTCGGGTGACAGTCTCGATCCGGCGCTGGCGGCGAATCAGACTGCGACCATGGTGCAGCGGATGTGGGGCGAGCCGCTGCTTGAGCTGGAAGGTATCAACGGGTTGGATATGCGGTTGGCGGAAAGCTATTCGTCAAGCCCGGATGCGAAAGTGTGGACGTTCAAGATTCGCAAAGGTGTGACCTTCTCGAACGGCAAGTCCCTGACCGCAGAGGATGTGAAGGCGACGCTGGAGCGCCATTCGGGGAAGGATACCAAATCTGGTGCGCTGGGCATCATGCGCGGCATCAAGAACATGACGGCCGATGGCATGGATTTCGTGATCGAGCTTGACCAGCCCAATGCCGACTTGCCGTATCTGATGACCGACTATCACCTGTTGATTCAGCCCGACGGTGGCGTTGACGATCCGACAGCGGCAATTGGTACGGGGCCGTATATCCTTAAGAGTGCCGAGCCGGGTGTGCGCTTCACATTCGAGAAGAACCCGGATTATTGGGATTCGAGTATCGCTCATGCCGACACGATCGAGCTTTTGGTGATCAACGACGACACCGCGCGGGTCGCGGCGCTGCAATCGGGGCAGGTTGATATGATCAACCGGGTGCCGCCGCGCACCGCCGGGTTGGTTGATCGCGCGCCCAATATCACGGTGAACAGCAAGTCGGGACCGGGGCAATACGTGTTCATCATGCATTGTGACACGGCGCCGTTTGACAATAACGATCTGCGCTTGGCGTTGAAATACGGTATGAACCGCAAGGAGATGGTTGATAAGGTCCTGTTCGGCTATGGCTCGGTCGGGAATGATACACCGATCAACGCCTCTTATCCGTTGTTCACGCCGCTGGAGCAGCGCGCATATGACCCGGATAAGGCGAAGTTCCATTACAAGAAATCCGGTCATGACGGGCCGATCCTGCTGCGGACGTCGGACAATTCGTTCCCCGGCGCGCCGGATTCGGCGGCGTTGTTCCAGCAATCTCTGTCGAAGGCGGGTATTCCGCTTGAGATCAAGCGTGAGCCGAATGACGGCTATTGGTCGGAAGTGTGGAACGTCAAGCCGTTCTGCACGAGCTATTGGGGTGGGCGGCCGACGCAGGACCAGATGTTCTCGACCGCGTATCTTTCGACGGCGGACTGGAACGATACGCGTTTCAAGAACGAGAAGTTCGACAAGCTGTTGTTTGAGGCGCGTGCGGAGCTGGACGTGGCCAAGCGGACGGCGATGTATGCCGAGATGAGCTCGCTTGTCCATAATGAGGGTGGGTTGATCCTGCCGATGTTCAACGATTTCATCGACGCGATCAGCGACCGCCTTGGGGGGTATGCCAAGGGGCCGGGCTATGAGTTGATGAACTATTACGCGCCTGCGAAGATGTGGGTCGTGGCCTGA
- a CDS encoding CocE/NonD family hydrolase, with protein sequence MREIEEIEDLGIVLADGCRLSARVWRPVDCLDDPVPAILEYLPYRKRDGTCLRDALTHPYFAKRGYASVRVDMRGNGDSDGLMEDEYTAQELSDACEVIEWLAAQAWCSGPVGMMGISWGGFNGLQVAALQPEPLKAVISLCSTVDRYGDDIHYKGGCLLNENMGWGSTMWAYSSRAPDPLLRADWREMWLERLESEPFLALVWLRHQRRDAYWKHGSISEDYSAVKAKVLAIGGWADGYKNAVPALVENLDGAKGIVGPWVHLYPHYASPEPRIGFLQEALRWWDRWLKGIETGVEDDPAYRAYLMDGHRPMRACAARPGRWIADAATGGEMQRFALGAGGVLGGEGAAHVRVASPATCGLGGAEYYAIGRGAELSGDQRVDDLGSAVWRGAPLEADYDIVGAPKVRLRLSCDKPQGQVAVRLNHVHPDGAVTRITYGVLNLCHRGGHDTPEALVPGEVFEVAFALDHIAYRVPEGHRIAVAVSTAYWPLIWPAPEAAALIIEGGALDLPIRARAGADEWSFEPPEGDAPWQVDQLRAPENIRRLEEDFGSGMVSLIIEDDFGKVKDRQHGLISGGVSRERWEIHPDEPQRARAITHWTEEMERGDIKLRTETYAQMHADGANFYLTGRLEAYENDVMVYERDISESVPRDHL encoded by the coding sequence ATGCGCGAGATCGAGGAAATCGAGGATCTGGGAATTGTGCTGGCCGATGGCTGCCGGTTATCGGCGCGGGTGTGGCGGCCGGTGGATTGTTTGGATGATCCGGTGCCTGCGATTCTGGAGTATTTGCCATATCGCAAGCGCGATGGCACCTGTTTGCGCGATGCGCTGACCCATCCTTATTTTGCCAAGCGCGGCTATGCCAGTGTCCGGGTGGATATGCGCGGCAATGGTGACAGCGACGGGCTGATGGAGGATGAATATACCGCGCAGGAGCTGTCGGATGCTTGCGAGGTGATTGAGTGGCTGGCGGCGCAGGCGTGGTGCAGTGGCCCCGTCGGGATGATGGGAATCAGCTGGGGCGGGTTCAACGGTTTGCAGGTGGCGGCGTTGCAGCCAGAGCCGTTGAAGGCGGTGATTTCGCTGTGCTCAACCGTGGATCGTTACGGCGATGACATCCATTACAAGGGTGGGTGTCTGCTCAATGAGAACATGGGGTGGGGTTCGACAATGTGGGCCTATTCCAGCCGGGCGCCGGACCCTTTGTTGCGCGCGGACTGGCGCGAGATGTGGCTGGAGCGGCTTGAGAGCGAGCCGTTTCTGGCACTCGTTTGGCTGCGCCATCAACGCCGGGATGCGTATTGGAAGCATGGCTCGATCTCAGAGGATTATAGCGCGGTGAAAGCCAAGGTGTTGGCGATTGGTGGCTGGGCGGATGGCTACAAGAACGCGGTGCCTGCGCTGGTTGAGAACCTTGACGGGGCCAAGGGGATTGTCGGGCCGTGGGTGCATCTTTATCCGCATTATGCCAGCCCAGAGCCGCGGATCGGGTTCTTGCAGGAGGCGCTGCGGTGGTGGGACAGGTGGCTTAAGGGGATTGAGACCGGGGTAGAGGACGACCCGGCCTACCGCGCCTATCTGATGGATGGGCATCGGCCGATGCGGGCTTGCGCCGCGCGGCCGGGGCGTTGGATTGCCGATGCGGCGACGGGGGGCGAGATGCAGCGTTTCGCGCTGGGCGCGGGTGGTGTTCTGGGCGGTGAAGGGGCGGCGCACGTGCGGGTGGCCTCGCCTGCGACCTGCGGGTTGGGCGGGGCGGAGTATTATGCCATCGGTCGCGGGGCGGAGCTTTCCGGGGATCAGCGGGTGGATGATTTAGGCTCTGCCGTGTGGCGGGGTGCGCCGCTGGAGGCCGATTACGACATCGTTGGCGCGCCGAAAGTTCGGCTTCGGTTAAGCTGCGACAAGCCGCAAGGGCAGGTGGCGGTTCGGCTTAATCATGTGCATCCGGACGGGGCGGTGACGCGGATTACATATGGTGTGTTGAACCTTTGCCATCGCGGCGGGCATGACACCCCTGAAGCGTTGGTGCCGGGGGAGGTGTTCGAGGTTGCGTTTGCGCTTGATCATATTGCTTATCGAGTGCCGGAGGGGCATCGAATTGCGGTTGCGGTATCAACGGCTTATTGGCCGTTGATCTGGCCCGCGCCGGAGGCGGCGGCGCTGATAATCGAGGGCGGCGCGCTTGATCTGCCGATACGGGCGCGTGCCGGGGCGGATGAGTGGAGTTTCGAGCCGCCGGAGGGGGATGCGCCGTGGCAGGTGGATCAATTGCGCGCGCCAGAGAACATTCGGCGGCTGGAGGAGGATTTTGGCAGCGGTATGGTTTCGCTGATCATCGAGGACGATTTCGGCAAGGTCAAAGACCGCCAGCACGGGTTGATTTCGGGCGGGGTGTCGCGTGAACGTTGGGAAATTCACCCGGATGAGCCGCAACGCGCGCGCGCGATTACCCATTGGACAGAGGAAATGGAGCGCGGTGATATCAAGCTGCGCACGGAGACCTATGCGCAGATGCACGCGGATGGGGCGAATTTTTATCTGACCGGGCGGTTGGAAGCCTATGAAAACGACGTTATGGTTTATGAAAGAGACATCAGCGAGAGCGTTCCACGCGACCATCTTTGA
- the hpaR gene encoding homoprotocatechuate degradation operon regulator HpaR, whose amino-acid sequence MTKSSDQRPGADRPRHPDLPETTRSLPIAMLRARETMMAPIRQMLNEVGVTEQQWRVMRVLDEQGTMDPKELAAEACLLNPSLTRIMQLLEKKGLMRRKAHPTDRRKVLLDITDEGRALMSAAAPQSKAIFARLEERFGRANMDRLLDLLNEMSALDLE is encoded by the coding sequence ATGACCAAATCTTCCGACCAGAGGCCGGGCGCGGACCGCCCCCGGCACCCCGATTTGCCCGAAACGACGCGGTCGCTGCCGATTGCGATGCTGCGGGCGCGCGAGACGATGATGGCGCCGATCCGGCAGATGCTCAACGAGGTCGGAGTGACGGAGCAGCAATGGCGGGTGATGCGCGTGCTTGACGAACAAGGCACGATGGACCCCAAGGAGCTGGCGGCAGAAGCGTGTCTGCTTAATCCCAGCCTGACCCGGATCATGCAGCTTCTGGAGAAGAAGGGGCTGATGCGGCGCAAGGCCCACCCGACCGACCGGCGCAAGGTTCTGCTTGATATTACCGACGAAGGCCGCGCGTTGATGAGTGCGGCGGCCCCGCAGAGCAAGGCGATCTTTGCCCGGCTGGAAGAACGGTTCGGGCGGGCGAACATGGATCGGCTGCTTGATCTGCTTAATGAGATGAGCGCGCTCGATCTGGAATAA
- a CDS encoding CarD family transcriptional regulator, with protein MTKSKKLDFRPNDYVVYPAHGVGQIVSIEKQEVAGFALELFVVSFEKDKMTLRVPTNKATEIGMRSLSSPDIVSQAMKTLKGKAKVKRAMWSRRAQEYEQKINSGDLIAIAEVVRDLHRNDDQREQSYSERQLYEAALERLTREVAAVAGGDEVAAAKQVDEVLVARAA; from the coding sequence ATGACCAAGTCGAAGAAACTGGATTTTCGTCCGAATGACTATGTTGTGTATCCGGCCCATGGGGTTGGGCAGATCGTTTCGATCGAGAAGCAGGAAGTCGCCGGGTTTGCGCTCGAGCTTTTTGTGGTCTCGTTCGAGAAGGACAAGATGACGTTGCGGGTGCCAACCAACAAGGCGACCGAGATCGGGATGCGCAGCCTTTCCAGCCCGGACATTGTGAGCCAGGCGATGAAGACCTTGAAAGGAAAGGCAAAAGTCAAGCGGGCCATGTGGTCGCGCCGGGCGCAGGAATATGAACAGAAGATCAATTCCGGCGATTTGATCGCGATTGCGGAAGTGGTGCGCGATTTGCACCGCAACGATGATCAGCGTGAGCAGAGCTATTCCGAGCGCCAGCTTTATGAAGCGGCGCTGGAGCGGCTGACACGCGAAGTGGCGGCCGTGGCGGGGGGCGATGAAGTTGCCGCCGCCAAGCAGGTTGACGAGGTTCTGGTGGCGCGCGCCGCTTGA
- the fdxA gene encoding ferredoxin FdxA — translation MTYVVTDNCIACKYTDCVEVCPVDCFYEGENMLVIHPDECIDCGVCEPECPADAIRPDTEPEMDKWVEFNRKYSEQWPVIISKKDPLPDSEERDGEQDKLDKYFSEKPGEGG, via the coding sequence ATGACTTATGTTGTGACCGATAACTGCATCGCCTGCAAATACACCGATTGTGTGGAAGTTTGCCCCGTAGATTGCTTCTATGAAGGTGAGAACATGTTGGTGATCCATCCCGACGAATGTATTGATTGCGGCGTTTGCGAACCGGAATGCCCGGCCGATGCAATCCGCCCGGATACCGAGCCTGAGATGGATAAGTGGGTGGAGTTCAACCGGAAATATTCGGAACAGTGGCCGGTCATTATCTCGAAGAAAGATCCGCTGCCGGACTCTGAGGAGCGTGATGGCGAGCAAGACAAGCTCGACAAGTATTTCTCGGAGAAGCCGGGAGAGGGTGGCTGA
- a CDS encoding RNA-binding S4 domain-containing protein yields MAGSSEKLRVDKWLWYARFVKTRGIAAKLVTGGHLRVNGEKTLKAAQTVGPGDVLTFPQGRVIRVVRIVALGQRRGPAPEAQALYDDLTPEDAPRSPSGGPRPTKRERREIEALKGKL; encoded by the coding sequence TTGGCCGGGAGTTCGGAAAAGCTCCGTGTTGACAAGTGGTTGTGGTATGCCCGTTTCGTAAAGACGCGCGGGATTGCCGCCAAGCTGGTGACGGGCGGCCATCTGCGGGTGAATGGCGAAAAGACGCTGAAAGCCGCGCAAACGGTTGGGCCGGGGGATGTGCTGACCTTTCCGCAGGGTCGGGTGATCCGGGTGGTGCGGATTGTGGCACTGGGGCAGCGGCGCGGGCCAGCCCCGGAAGCGCAGGCGCTTTACGATGATCTGACACCGGAGGATGCGCCGCGAAGCCCATCGGGCGGGCCACGCCCGACGAAGCGGGAGCGCCGCGAGATCGAGGCGTTGAAGGGTAAACTCTGA
- a CDS encoding helicase-related protein — protein sequence MSAEARIVAVLGPTNTGKTHYAIERMLGYRTGMIGLPLRLLAREVYDKVVAARGPGVVALVTGEERIVPPRAQYWVCTVEAMPQGMGADFIAIDEVQLCADPERGHVFTDRLLNMRGLLETVFLGADTMRGPIRALVPEAQFVGRERMSQLVYTGAKKISRMQARSAIVGFSVDNVYAIAELIRRQRGGAAVVMGALSPRTRNAQVEMYQAGEVDFLVATDAIGMGLNLDIDHVAFSALSKFDGRRMRPLAPNELAQIAGRAGRGMSSGTFGVTGEAATLSDEVVQAIEGHSFTPVRKLQWRNSALQFGTLEALIGSLEEKPASEWFVKAREAEDLQALKTLAAQAEARARASDGASVRLLWDVCRIPDFRGISHAEHAFLLEQVFGFLHERGTIPADWFARAVKRIDRPEGDIDTLAKRLAFIRTWTYVAQRRGWLDDEEHWRGETRAVEDRLSDALHGRLTQRFVDRRTSTLLRRLKQKEAILAEVNDKGEVTVEGHAAGRLDGFRFVADKTSGGQEAKALMQASLQALAPHFALRADRFYNAPDTELDFTEQGGLMWGEYAVGKLVAGPEPLKPQVEAFVDEEAGEEVVQKVTRRLQHFIDRKVATLFEPLTALNRDETLQGLARGFAFRLVENFGIIRRDEVAEDVKAMDQDARGALRKHGVRFGQFTIFLPLLLKPAPTRLRLVLWSLAKGLNEFPEAPPPGLVTVPAPKDAEPGVDAMCGYRSAGERAIRIDMLERLADLLRAQDSRKGFEANPDMLSITGMTLEQFSTLMQGLGYRAEKGEREKVKQVADAPAAVAAGEEAPKDAAEAADAEVAPAVETANDAPQENAKPVAEQAKETPGDAPEVVEGAAGGAEPAQADEAPEMEVFYTFTWGGNRGRRTEGEGRARGQTPGAKPGHKSGQKSGQKPRGQNGKPRREGSKPQGARRFEAKPEKKKKEIDPDSPFAALAALKTKS from the coding sequence ATGAGCGCAGAGGCACGGATCGTTGCGGTCCTCGGGCCGACAAATACGGGCAAGACGCATTATGCGATTGAGCGGATGCTGGGCTATCGCACCGGCATGATCGGGTTGCCGCTGCGCCTGTTGGCGCGCGAGGTCTATGACAAGGTCGTGGCCGCGCGTGGGCCGGGCGTGGTGGCTTTGGTGACAGGCGAAGAGCGCATCGTGCCGCCGCGCGCGCAATACTGGGTTTGCACGGTCGAAGCGATGCCGCAGGGGATGGGCGCGGATTTCATAGCCATCGACGAGGTGCAGCTTTGCGCCGACCCGGAGCGGGGGCATGTGTTCACCGACCGGCTATTGAACATGCGCGGGTTGCTGGAGACGGTGTTTTTGGGCGCGGACACGATGCGCGGGCCGATCCGGGCGTTGGTTCCCGAGGCGCAGTTTGTCGGGCGGGAGCGGATGAGCCAGCTTGTCTATACCGGCGCGAAGAAGATCAGCCGGATGCAAGCGCGCTCGGCCATCGTTGGGTTTTCGGTTGATAATGTTTATGCGATTGCCGAACTGATCCGCCGACAAAGAGGCGGGGCGGCAGTTGTGATGGGCGCGCTTAGCCCGCGTACGCGCAATGCGCAGGTGGAGATGTATCAGGCGGGGGAGGTGGATTTTCTGGTGGCGACGGATGCCATCGGCATGGGGCTGAACCTTGATATCGACCATGTGGCGTTTTCCGCGTTGTCGAAATTTGATGGCAGGCGGATGCGCCCGTTGGCGCCAAATGAATTGGCGCAGATCGCCGGGCGGGCCGGGCGCGGGATGAGCAGCGGCACGTTTGGTGTGACGGGCGAAGCGGCGACCCTGAGCGATGAGGTGGTGCAGGCGATAGAGGGCCATTCGTTTACCCCGGTGCGCAAGCTGCAATGGCGCAATTCGGCGCTGCAATTCGGCACGCTTGAGGCGCTGATCGGGTCATTGGAGGAAAAACCGGCAAGCGAGTGGTTCGTGAAGGCGCGCGAGGCAGAGGATTTGCAGGCCCTGAAGACGCTGGCCGCGCAAGCCGAAGCGCGCGCCCGCGCAAGCGACGGGGCCAGCGTGCGGCTGTTGTGGGATGTGTGCCGAATCCCGGATTTCAGGGGAATCAGCCACGCGGAACACGCTTTCCTGCTCGAACAGGTTTTCGGCTTTCTGCATGAGCGCGGGACGATTCCCGCCGATTGGTTTGCCCGCGCGGTGAAACGGATTGACCGACCCGAGGGTGATATAGACACTTTGGCGAAGCGATTGGCATTTATCCGCACATGGACCTATGTGGCGCAGCGTCGGGGGTGGTTAGATGATGAAGAGCATTGGCGCGGAGAGACTCGCGCTGTAGAAGACCGATTGTCGGATGCCTTGCACGGGCGTTTGACGCAAAGATTCGTGGATCGGCGCACCAGCACGTTGTTGCGCCGATTGAAGCAGAAGGAAGCCATTTTGGCCGAGGTGAACGACAAGGGTGAAGTGACGGTGGAAGGCCATGCGGCTGGCCGTTTGGACGGGTTCCGTTTTGTCGCGGACAAAACCAGTGGCGGGCAAGAGGCCAAGGCGCTGATGCAGGCGAGCCTGCAAGCACTCGCGCCGCATTTCGCGCTTAGGGCGGACAGGTTTTACAACGCGCCCGATACCGAGCTGGATTTCACCGAGCAAGGTGGATTGATGTGGGGCGAATATGCGGTTGGCAAACTGGTCGCCGGGCCAGAGCCGTTGAAGCCGCAGGTCGAGGCGTTTGTCGATGAAGAAGCGGGCGAAGAGGTGGTGCAGAAGGTCACCCGCCGCCTGCAACATTTCATCGACCGCAAGGTGGCGACGTTGTTTGAGCCGCTGACCGCGCTGAACCGGGACGAGACGTTGCAGGGGCTGGCGCGGGGCTTTGCTTTCCGGCTGGTGGAGAATTTCGGGATCATTCGGCGCGACGAGGTGGCCGAGGATGTGAAGGCCATGGATCAGGATGCGCGTGGTGCTTTGCGCAAGCACGGGGTGCGGTTCGGTCAGTTCACGATTTTCCTGCCGCTGCTCTTGAAGCCGGCACCGACGCGGCTGCGGCTGGTGTTGTGGTCGTTGGCCAAGGGGTTGAACGAATTTCCCGAAGCGCCGCCGCCGGGGCTTGTCACCGTGCCCGCGCCAAAGGATGCGGAGCCGGGTGTTGACGCGATGTGCGGCTATCGCAGCGCGGGTGAGCGGGCGATCCGCATTGATATGCTGGAACGGCTGGCCGATCTGTTGCGCGCGCAGGACAGCCGCAAGGGGTTTGAGGCCAATCCAGACATGTTGTCGATCACTGGTATGACGCTGGAACAGTTTTCGACGTTGATGCAGGGGTTGGGGTATCGTGCCGAAAAGGGCGAGCGGGAGAAGGTGAAGCAGGTGGCGGACGCGCCAGCGGCAGTGGCCGCAGGGGAGGAAGCACCAAAGGACGCGGCAGAGGCAGCGGATGCGGAGGTGGCCCCTGCTGTGGAAACGGCGAATGACGCGCCGCAGGAAAATGCCAAACCTGTGGCAGAGCAAGCCAAGGAAACCCCCGGCGACGCGCCCGAAGTGGTTGAAGGCGCTGCGGGCGGTGCGGAGCCAGCGCAGGCCGATGAAGCGCCCGAGATGGAGGTATTTTATACCTTCACATGGGGCGGCAACCGTGGGCGGCGCACTGAGGGTGAAGGCAGGGCGCGGGGCCAGACGCCGGGTGCCAAGCCGGGCCATAAATCGGGCCAGAAATCGGGCCAGAAACCTAGGGGCCAGAATGGCAAGCCGCGCCGCGAGGGCAGCAAGCCGCAAGGGGCGCGGCGGTTTGAGGCCAAGCCCGAGAAGAAAAAGAAAGAGATCGACCCTGATAGCCCATTTGCCGCGCTGGCGGCGCTTAAGACCAAGAGCTGA